GTAGAGTCTTGCACTGTAGAACTCGTTCTCTTGATATCACTATAGCCCAATGTAAGAGCAAGATTTTCTACATCCCAGAGATGGCTTTTGGCATCTTTTTTGGTCTTTACTTTTTGTATGTTGGTTAAGTTAATAGCCCTCCTTGTTGTCTGGGTAAGTATTAGATTTTTGTACGCATCTCGCTCCGCATTAGTACCAAAGCGGGTGAGGGAGGTCTTCATAAGTACGTCCGGATCAAGGGGATCGTATTTAGGAGAGATAACCTCTCTGTCGTAGCCTAGAAACAAAGGAAGACGAAGACCGAGTTTTTGCGGTAAAAACTTGTCAAGACTGATATTACTCTGGATACCCCATTGCAATGTATTATTACGCTCTCTTTGAGAAACCTTTTGCTCAAGGGTTCCAAACCCAGCTGACGTATATCTTAATGATCCTGAAACGGTGGCAAGATCGGCAAGCTTAACGTTTGCTCTTGCAGTAGCAGCCCAACCCGGACTTTCCTGAAAGTTCGTTGCTCTTAACTCATCAACCCAGATACATGCAGATTTCGGCTGTCCGTCCTTACTATATGGATTTCGCATACCTATCATGATTGTCTGAACAGAGCTTATGTCTGGCCTTCCGACAACAGTGATCTTTCTCCCATTGACAGTTTGAGAGAATGGACTGCTCAGGATCCTTCCTGATTTATCTCCCAAAACTTTAACGTCTATAAGATCTGCAATTCGTAGGTCTAGCTCGTTTTCAGGTCTCCAGATTTGGTTGACATCTCTGCTGCCTTGCGGTGTAAAGAATAGAGGAATAGAAACTTCGTAGTAGTTTTCTTTAAAATCTGTACCAATGCGGACAAAAGCTTCAAGTTGCCCATCTTTTGTATTGATATCCTCAGTTTCTGCGTGAACAAACATTCTGAGATTTTTGTAATTCAAAAGATCCAGGTTGATGATCTTATATGCTGCACCTGCTTTTTTATCCGGAATATCCTCTGCACAAATTCTCAGAGATTGTTCATTCAACCTTCTGTTGTTCTGAGCTGTAGCATCCTGATCTCTTGAGAACCCAGGAGGTAGTACATAGGGAATTTTATTCCCTTCCACCTTACCGTTTTCTTCAATGCTGACAGTTGATATATTAACAGGAGTTACTGAAGGTTCAAGAAACTCTCCTGTATTTTCATAAAGAGGTTCATTAAATGCTCTCCACTGACTTGCTACAAGCTGAAGTTTTACAAATCTCATTACAACAGGATCTTCGAATCCGGTAACATACATTCTCATAAATTTAATGGTTTTAAAACCATTAATATTTCCGACAATTGAGTCTGGCTCTCTGATAGGAATCCTGAACTGGTACCAGGTAACGCCGCTATCTCCTGTTACTTTATCTACCACGTGGTTTTTACCAATTGCAAAATCATTTTCATTAATGTTGATTTTGTATTCGTAATATTCATCAAGGTCGTTGATAGTGTTGTCCGCATTTAAATCTTCATTATCAGGTAGGGTAGAGTTGGATTGAGTAAAATTATTCTCCCCCGCTGCGATAGGAGAGTTGTTCTCCATACCATTATAGTTTTTATAACGTTGCAGGACGCTTAGTGCTTCAGCATCATTCTCTTTACCAAGGTAGTGTCTGAAATTGTCACCAGATGGGTCGGCAAGAATTTTGTTTTTTGCATCCTGAGTGATGCCAGGAATGTTAGTTACTTTTGTAAGGAAGTTATTGAAATAACTTTCTTCAGAAGCATTGTCAAGTCCATCAAGACCTATGTCTTGCCTGCTTCTTGTAGAGGGTTCGGTATCAAATGCGTTGGTAAGGAATGTTCTGGTTGTTACTTTCCCCCATTGGTTATTCTTCACTCCGTCGGCAGTGTCAGCATCTGTGGTAGGAAGTCCGTTTTCGAAAGCATGCTGCCCATCTTTCATGATATCTTCCGTGATGCTACCAAGGTTAAAGAATAATTGTCCGCCTTTGGTCACCATCTTGTTTTTACTATCATCTAGATAAACAGGCACTTTTGACTTAGGTGAGCTAGGGTTTGTTCCTTTCATAAAAGGATCCATCATCCAGAATTCTATGTATTGGATGTTTGCGTTGTCAAAGTCAATCTCATTACGGATGTCTCTTGTTATTGCACCCCAGTTCCTTGCAGGATTTTCAAATTCTCCGTCAGCATTCAGGTTCGGGTTAAAATTGTAAGGTCCTCTTTCTCTTGGAAAATATGCAAGGTCAAAGGTTACCTGGTTAAGAGTGTAAACCTGTCTATCTTGATTTGGAAAAATCTCCTGTGGTCTTACAATTCTGACAAAGTGGTTTTGGATGTGTTCCTCAAGACCTTTAGGTACGCCTGTTCCACTGTTGCGGTAAAATACGTTGTCGATATTATACCATGCAAGTTTCGCTCTGCTATAAGTATACTCGGTAGTTGTGCTGTTGCTTTGAGGAAAGCGTTTTGGGGTACCTCCGAGTTTCCATCTCGACCATGAAGTGGTCAGGTCGATTGAAGTTTTTGCTCCTTCAAAGTCATCAATAAAAGCAGTACCTCCATTTTTGGAAACGGCTTTTGAATGGCCTGGAATAAGTTGAGCAACTTCACCGGCAGCAGTTATTGTAGAAATCGCTTTCGTCTGAATTCCTGGTAAAAGGTCAACCGCTTTAGTAAGGATTCTGGAATCTTTCTTAAAGTTAGCATCAAAGCCTAACATGGTGTTTTTGCTTGGCTCATCACCTATACTAACCCTTGTAATATTTGGGGTCTCATTCTGGTGAAGGATAGTTGCGCCTAAAAGGATGTCGTCACTAATTTTATAGTCAAAGCGTGTTCCGAAGAAAGACTTTCTTCTAAAGTTAAAAATGTCCTGCTTTTCGTATCTGATTTTAATTTCTTTGTTGGAAGCAAGAATACCCTCATTAATAATAGTTACTTTGCCTTGCGCATCAACTGTATAATCTACATCCTGAACAAGAGGTACACTTCCAGCGGTAACAATTAATGATCCTTGAGCTACATTTATACCTGGAAGCTGTACGGAATTTGTTGCTGTAGACTGATAGCGGCCTTTCAGATAATATTTATTCTTAGAGGCAACAAGCATCGCATCTCTTTGGGTAGAGTCATAAAGCTCGGTAAAAACGTATTTGTTGATCAGATTTTGTTCTGTAGCCGGATCAAAAAATCTGTTCATATTATTTCCAAAAGGCTCAAGTACAGGGAAAATAATCCTTCCGTATTTTGAATCTATGGTTACATCTTCCACATAGTCAAAGTTACCGTCTGCGATAGGGTCATTGTTCATGTTTAGCCTGTCTAGTCCGGTCATTTTAAGGATGGTTTTTCCTGAAGCAATTGTACCTTCCTGGAGCACAGGCAAATCAAGACCACTATAGTCATTTTTATAAATTACCCTAAGCTGGAAGTTGTCTCTTGTGAGCTGAGTTCCTCCTATCTGATAGATGTTTTTCATCATCAGATCCCATGTAGGCAGTCGGGTTTTAGTTGCAGAAGGTTTGATCAATTTCAGAATTATTAAAGAGTCACCTGTTATATTGGTGATGTCTTCATTCATTTCACCGACTTTATATGTCTTTCCTTGGTAGGTATATTCAAATGCCACCGCTACACCGGCATCTTCCTGTATCTGTGTATTCAGTGTAATATATCCAAGGTCTGGTTGAAATTTAAAGTCAGTAGGTAGTAATTTTCGAGCACTTTTAATGACTTCATAATCGGTCCCTTTGGTAAGGCCCTGACTGTTCAGGTTAAATTCCAAATTATCAGAAGTTCTGTAAGTTGTTACCTTACTGTAGAGGTTGTTACTCTCATTGGATGCAGCCTTATTAGTGTTTCCCTGCAGGTTTTTGTTATAAGGATTAGATTCGCCGAGATCAAGATAACCAACGACACTTCTCAGATTTTGTGTAGTATTGGCTCTATTAGTTACATAAACGTCAACCCTGGTAATTTTCACTCCAGAGTTTAATACAGGTAAGCTGGCAAGAGAGCTTTCATAGTTGTTTCTGAAGAACTGTCCCAGGAAGAAGTGGCGTCTGTCTTCATAGTTGTCAGCTTTAATATTTATTTCACGAGCCTGTGAACCTCCTTGTAATCTTATTTCTTCACTTTTGCCTCGTTGGCTTGAGAATACTGAGGTAACAGATAATCTTCCGAATTGTAATTTTGTTTTAATACCAAAAAGATTCTGAGGCCCTTGCATAAGGACACTGTTTAATGGAAAGCTTACTGTACCCGCTTCTATCTTTTGTATGATATCTTCTTCAAATCCTGTATATTCAAGTTTAAGGTTGTTCTGAAAGTCAAATGTAGCCTTGGTATCCCAGTTGGCAGTAAGCTTAAGTTTTTCCCCAATCTTACCGACCACGTTCATACTGATTTGCTGGTCAAAGTCAAAACCTCCAGTTCTCTGTTGTCTTACAGGAATGTTGGGGTTATTAACACGTTGCCATTTCCCGCCAAAATCCAGCATTACCAGACCATTAGGTCTTATATCCACGAAGTTGCTTCCGAAAGGTCCTTCAAGTCCGCGCACATATATTTTGGGAATAAGGTTTCCTCTGGAAGAAACAGGAGTTTCGCCATCAAGACCTTGAGACTTAGATTTCCAGTAAGACTTCATCATTTCTTTCTGACGATACTTTGAGTATTCTTCAAAAGTCATAGAAGAAGGAGGTCTATAATCAAAGTCACCTACTTTCTCATAGATATTATAATTATCCATGCTGGAATCAAGCTCCACTTCTGTCTGCACATTGGTAGGGTTTTTTAGCAGGAAAGGAGATTTGGAGGATCTGTTAGAAAAAGGGTCACCCTCTCTGTCGCTTGGATTATAGTTAGGTCTTTTCTTTCTGTCTTTATTCTCTTCGGTGGAGTCACCGGGAGGTTCAGATCTTCTTAGTGTATAAGTGCTATTGCTGGGCTTTCCGAAGGAAACCCAGGTATAAAAAGTTACACAGCTAAGTGTTGCTACGAGTATATATTTATTCAGATTCAGCACTTGAAAAAAAATTATGCTGTTTTAAGCGCTTGTTTAATTAAATTTTCCAAAGAGATATTATCTCCCTCTTTTTTTATAATGCTATCAATACTCTTTTCAGCAACATTTTTAGCGATGCCTAATGTAATGAGTGCGGATAACGCTTCACCTCTGATTAAATTGTGTGAAGATTTTGTTAAGTTCAATAGTGCTTCGTTTCCAACTGGTTCTTTTTTGATTTTATCTTTTAATTCCAGTACAATTCGCTGGGCAGTTTTAAGACCTATTCCTTTTATTGATTGTATTGTCCGTACGTCTTCCTGGACTATGGCTCTGCTTAATTCTTCTGCATTTAATGAAGAGATAATCATCATGGCAGTTCCAGGGCCTACACCAGAGATGGATATGAGGTCAAGAAAAATTTTTTTCTCTGCAATGTGAAAAAAACCAAAAAGTGTATGAGCATCTTCTTTAATATGCAAATAAGTATGAAGCTTAACCTTTTCTTCATCTTTAATTAAAGAATAAGTTTGCAGAGAAATTCTTATCTGGTAACCTATTCCGTTAGTTTCAATTATTACAAAGAATGGGTCTTTGAACGCTAATTTTCCCTCTATATATGCGATCATATTTGCTGATTAATTGTATGGTTCTGAGTATCTACCACAGCTATAGCTGCCATATTTACTATTTCTCTGATAGAGCTGCCAAGCTGAAGTATGTGCACAGGTTTTCTCATTCCCATTAGTATTGGTCCGATTGTTTCAGCCTCTCCGATTTCCTGGAGAAGCTTATAGCAAATATTTCCTGCAGCCAGGTCCGGGAATATAAAAGTATTCGCACCTTCCTGAGCCAGAGCGCTAAACGGGTAATTTTCCTGTTGAAGTTTTGTGTTCAATGCGATATTTGCCTGAATGTCTCCCTCTATAACGAGCTCCGGGAACTTTTCTTTTGCAATTCTTGTTGCCTTTGCAGATTTTTCCGGTACTATCCCTTTAGATGATCCAAAATTTGAATAGGAGAGTACTGCAATACGTGGAGTGAAATCAAAAAAACGGACTGCATTGGCAGTTAATCCTATCAATTCAGCCAATTCTTCTGCATTCGGATTTTCATTTACTGTTGTATCTGCAAAAAAGTATGGTCCTTTTTTATTAAGAATGATATACATCCCGGCTACTTTTTTGGTACCTGGTGCTACTCCGATCACTTGCAGAGCAGGCTTAATTGAAGTTGCATAATCTTTAGTTAATCCTGTGATGAAACAATCAGCCTCTCCCTCGTCCACTAGCATAGCTCCGAAATAATTCCGGTCACGCATCATCTTTTTAGCCTCTTCCGGCGTGATGCCCTTTCTTTGACGCTTTTTATAGAATTTCTCTCCAAAGCTATAGCGTTTCTCTCTCTCTTCAATCGGGCTAATAATTTCACATCCCGTAAGATCAATCATATATTCATGACTCATCTTCCTGATCTTTTCCTTATTGCCAAGTAATACCGGTGTACCTATACCTTCATCAACTATAGTTTGTGCAGCTTTAAGTATTTTGAAATGCTCACCTTCTGCAAGTACGATTCTTTTAGGATTTTGCCTGGCTCTGCTAAAGATGCGGTTCATCAGTTTCTCATCTTTGCCTATTTTCTGCAGCAACTGATCGTGATATAAATCCCAATCAGTGATCTGACTTTGAGCTACACCTGACTCCATAGCAGCTTTAGCTACTGCAGGAGATATCGTGGTGATAAGTCTTGGGTCAAGCGGTTTTGGAATAAGGTAAGTTTTGCCAAAAGAAATTTTTTCATCTCCATAGGCTTTATTCACAATTTCCGGAACTGGTTCTTTAGCCAGGTCGGCAATGGCTTTCACTGCTGCCCGCTTCATGGCTTCATTGATATCCGTTGCTCTAACGTCCATAGCTCCTCTGAAAATATATGGAAATCCCAGAACATTATTTACTTGATTAGGAAAATCGGATCTGCCTGTAGCTATAATGGCGTCAGGCCTTGCTTCAAGTGCGGAAGTATAATCTATCTCAGGTACAGGATTGGCCAATGCGAAGATAATAGGCTGCTTAGCCATTTTTTTCACCATCTCTTTGGTGAGAATATTTCCAGCGGATAGGCCAATAAAAATGTCAGCACCTTCAATTGCCTCGTCAAGTGTATATACATTTCGGTCTGTGGCAAATTGAGTCGTTACAGGGTTCAGGTCAGTTCGGTCTTTTCTCAGAACACCATTAACATCAAGCATTGTGATGTTTTCCAACTTTGCCCCAAGGTCCAGGTAGATTTTTGTGCATGCAATAGCTGCTGCGCCGGCACCACTAATTGTGAAGCGTACAGATTCTATATTTTTCTGAACAAGCTCAAGTGCATTTAGCAATGCCGCCCCTGAGATGATTGCCGTGCCGTGCTGATCGTCGTGCATGACAGGTATATTCATTTGTTCACGGAGCTTTTGCTCTATTACAAAACATTCCGGAGCTTTGATATCCTCCAGGTTAATACCACCAAATGTCGGCTCCAGAGATTTTACTATTCTTACAAATTCATCAGGGTCTGTACTGTCGATTTCTATATCGAATACATCAATGCCTGCGAATTTTTTAAACAAAACGCCTTTGCCTTCCATTACAGGCTTAGATGCGTCTGGTCCGATATTGCCTAGTCCAAGTACTGCAGTACCATTGGAAATTACTCCTACAAGATTTCCTTTTGCAGTGTATTTGTAAACCTCTTCTTTATTCTGATGAATTTCTTTACAAGGCTCTGCTACACCAGGGGAGTATGCCAGTGCGAGGTCGAGCTGGGAAGAGAGCATTTTAGTAGGTACTACTTCAATCTTTCCTGGCTGTCCTTGACTATGATAGTTAAGGGCATCCTCTCTTCTTATATGAATAGCCATAATTTTAGTAAATAATTCGGGTTGTTTTTTTTAAGAGAAGAATTAATTCATTAAAAAAATGTAGGAAGTGCTTTGAACTGTATGCAAAAGAATTTTTGAATCTACTCGCGACAATCTGATCTTCTGAATTTCTTAATTTGTAATCCCCTTTTAAAAATTTGTTTTATAAAGAGTAAAAATAACTAATTAATCTTAAACAATTGTAAGTTTTAATGGCTGAGTTTTGACAGGAATAGGCTTAAAAATCAAAGTAAAAAGGAATAATAAAAATGAGCTGGGGAAATAAAAAAATGCTAAGTTTTAATTGTATTCTTTTAAAACTTAGCATTTGAAAATTTGTATCCGAGCTTGTTAGCTCATTATTAATTTTTGTCCGACTTTGATGTCGTTAGACTTAAGATTATTCAGTTTTTTTAGTTTTTCAACCGGGATATTGTTGGATTTGGAAATAGTCCAAAGAGTGTCACCTGGCTGTACGTAATATACTTTCTTTTTAGGGACATATTTCTTCTTATTACTCTCTGTGTGCTTTGCCAATGTTGGCTTTTCCATTATAAATCCACCTTTGTAGATGGTAAGCTTTTGTCCTGACTTAATGCTAGAGCCTTTAAGCTTATTCCATTTTTTAAGGTCAGAAAGACTTACTTCATATTTGTCTGCAATTTTAGAAAGTACATCACCTTTCTTTACGGTATAATAAACCTTTTTCTTTTGTGCAGTAGCAACTTCACGAGATTTATTTTCAGATGAAGGCTTTGTGCTGGCAAGCTGTACCGATGGTTGGGCAAGATCTTCGTCATTTTCATCACCAGATCTTTTTGAGCTTTCATCCAGAATAGCCAGTTTGTTCATCGCAAAATATTCAGATTTATCTGAAGGTATTCTGACGTGGAAAGGGTAATTGTCCGGAAGATAATTTCTTTTTATAGCTGGATTCAACTTAGTGAATTCATCTTTGCAGATATTCAGTTGATCACAGAACATATCAAGATTTACATATTGATTGATATGCACTGTATCGAAGCGAATAGGATATTCCAGTGAGTCTGCGAAGATATTATGATCCTGCATGTGGTTCATTGTGTAGGTTAGGGCTACGAACTGAGGAACATATCCTCTGGTTTCCTGTGGAAGGAAGTTATAAATTTCCCAGAAAGTATCCTTGTATCCTGATTTTCTGATAGCTTTTCTGACATTACCAGGGCCACAGTTATAGGAGGCCAAGGCTAATTCCCAGTCATCAAAAATATTGTAAAGGTCTTTAAGATATCTGCACGCAGCTTCTGTTGCCTTGTATGGATCTAGTCTTTCATCCACATACTGATCTTGTTTCAGTTTGTAGATTTTGCCAGTGCTTGGCATAAACTGCCATAGACCTGCAGCTCCTGCTCTTGATATTGCTTTAGGATTAAGCCCTGATTCAACAATTGCCAGGTATTTTAATTCCTGAGGCATATTGTGTCTTTTTAGAGCTTCTTCAAAAATTTCGAAATACAGGCGTTTTCTGCGTTCCATTACGACAGAATAGTGTCTGTTACGAACTGTGAAATAATCGATGAAACCTCTAATTTTTTTATTAAAGGTAAGTTTTACATTTTTTTCCAGACATTTTAATCTGTCTGCAATCAACTCATCCGGAACTTCAGGAATACTATCGGCAACTGCCACTGTTGTTTCCTCAGGTTGAGGCGCAACATTGGTAGTCGTATCTTGTTCAGTTGTAAACTGTCCATAAGAAACAGTTGACAGTAAAGTGCAAACAACAAGGATTAACCCCTTTAACTTTCCAGACTTGTTGAATAATTTTTCCATATTAATTTTTGCTAGTTAAGTATTTGGAGAAAGCTAATAAGCTGCTCTCTTCAAATGCTTTTGTCATGATCTGAATACCGATCGGCAAACCTTGGCTGTCGTTTCCGGCAGGCACCGAGATTGCAGGAATTCCTGAGAGGTTCGCCTGAACTGTAAACACGTCGGCGAGGTACATTGAGATGGGATCTTCTGTTTTCTCTCCTATCTTAAACGCTGTAGTAGGAGTGGTTGGTATAACCAGAAAGTCAACATCTGAAAGTATTTTTTCAGTTTGTTCCTTAATCAGTCTTCTGACCTTTTGCGCTTTGGTATAGTACGCATCATAATAACCCGCACTGAGCACAAAAGTTCCAAGCATAATTCTTCTCTTTACTTCTGCTCCGAAGGCTTCTGACCTTGTCTTTTTATAGAGGCTTTGCAAATCAGTAGCTTCAGAACTTCTGTAACCGTATTTTACGCCATCGTATCTGGAAAGGTTGGAACTAGCTTCCGCAGTTGTAAGGATATAATAGGTAGGAAGAATGTATTCCAGCAAAGAAAATTCAACAGGTTTAACTGTATGTCCCTCTTTTTCAAGGGTAGTTAAAATGTCCTTAGTTTTTTTACGGATGTCTTCGTGTACACCCGGACTTTCGACAGACTCTTTTAAATATCCGATCTTTACTTTTTTGCCAAAGTCAAGCGACTTTGAATAAGTCGGAACTTCTTTGTGTGAAACTGTGCTGTCAAAGTTATCGGCACCAGCCATGATCTCAAGTAAAAGAGCTGCGTCTTCTACTGATCTTGAGATGATACCTATAGTGTCAAATGAGGAAGAATAAGCAATAAGGCCGTATCTGGAGATACGGGAATAGGTGGGTTTTAATCCATAGATACCGCAGAAAGCTGCAGGTTGTCTAACAGAACCTCCAGTATCTGATCCAAGAGAAGCAAGACAAAGATCAGCTTGTACTGCTACCGCAGATCCGCCTGAAGATCCTCCGGGTACTCTGGTGGTATCAGCTTCATTTAAAGAGGGACCGAATGCAGAATTTTCATTGGAAGACCCCATAGCAAACTCGTCACAATTTTGCCTTCCAATGATAATTGCATCCTCATCAATAATTCTTTGAACTGCAGTTCCGTTAAACTGAGAAATAAATCCGGACAGAATTTTACTGGAACCTTGAAGTCCATGGTTTTTATGACATAGAACATCTTTTATTCCAATGACCATTCCTGCAAGTTTCCCTGCTTTGCCTTCTTTTATTTTCTGATCAACTTCGATTGCTTTGGCTAATGCTTCTGTTTCATAAACTTCCAGATAAGCATTTAGGTGAGCTTTTTTCTTGATATTACCTAAGTAATATTCTGTAAGCGATCTGCATGAAATCAGTCCTTTGTTAAGGTCTGAACGTACTTCTTCTAAAGAATTATATCTTTTCAATTCCCCTCCCTAATTATTGGTTTATTTTTTATCCTCTTTTGCGCCTTCTTCGATTTCGCTTTTGATTTCTTTAGTGGCGTCTTTAAATTCTCTGATACCTCTTCCTACTCCTCTTGCAAGTTCAGGGATTTTCTTGGCACCAAACAATAATATTACTACGGTAAGGATAAGAAATACTTCCCAGCCTCCCATATTTGGAAGAAATAAGAACATTGAATAAGCCATTTTCTTAGATATTTATAAAATATTAAATAATTTACACAAAGATAGGTAATAAACTGCAGGCCGCAAAACCCAAATCCTGAAGGCAGGAATTGAAATGTGGAAAACTTTCCTTGTAAACTTCTTTTAGTGAGTCAATTATAAATTTGCCTGACTTTCTTCAGGAGATTTTTAATTGCAATTTAATTGGCCTGGTTTATTTAATGTAAAGCCATTTTTCAGGGTCTAATTTTTCATTGTTTTTCCAGATCTGGAATTGCAGTTCAGAAACGTCATTCTTATCTGTATAAATATATCCTAGCGGTGTTTTGGCGTCAATTTCCTGCCCGGTTTTAACCAATACGGTTTTTAGCTTGGCATATACGGAAAAATACTCTCCATGCTGCACCATTACTACGTAATTCATTCCTGGTACCTCAGCTACTGCAATTACTTTTCCTCTAAAGACACTTCTAACCTGTTCATCTTTCAAGGTTTGAATGTCTACTCCCAGATTTTCTACATATACTCCTTTTAATACCGGATGTGGCTGTTTCCCGAAATGGTGGGAGACACTTCCATGAACAACAGGCCAGGGAAGCTTAGCCATATTTCCAGCAAAGGAATTGGACAAATTATTCGCCTCTGGTGTCAGATTTGGTGATACAGGGGCACTTTTACTATTAGACTTTCCCGAATGCTTATCTTTTGCTTCACGTTCTTTTGCTTCTTTAGCGGCTTTTGCAGC
The Sporocytophaga myxococcoides DSM 11118 genome window above contains:
- the sprA gene encoding cell surface protein SprA, with product MLNLNKYILVATLSCVTFYTWVSFGKPSNSTYTLRRSEPPGDSTEENKDRKKRPNYNPSDREGDPFSNRSSKSPFLLKNPTNVQTEVELDSSMDNYNIYEKVGDFDYRPPSSMTFEEYSKYRQKEMMKSYWKSKSQGLDGETPVSSRGNLIPKIYVRGLEGPFGSNFVDIRPNGLVMLDFGGKWQRVNNPNIPVRQQRTGGFDFDQQISMNVVGKIGEKLKLTANWDTKATFDFQNNLKLEYTGFEEDIIQKIEAGTVSFPLNSVLMQGPQNLFGIKTKLQFGRLSVTSVFSSQRGKSEEIRLQGGSQAREINIKADNYEDRRHFFLGQFFRNNYESSLASLPVLNSGVKITRVDVYVTNRANTTQNLRSVVGYLDLGESNPYNKNLQGNTNKAASNESNNLYSKVTTYRTSDNLEFNLNSQGLTKGTDYEVIKSARKLLPTDFKFQPDLGYITLNTQIQEDAGVAVAFEYTYQGKTYKVGEMNEDITNITGDSLIILKLIKPSATKTRLPTWDLMMKNIYQIGGTQLTRDNFQLRVIYKNDYSGLDLPVLQEGTIASGKTILKMTGLDRLNMNNDPIADGNFDYVEDVTIDSKYGRIIFPVLEPFGNNMNRFFDPATEQNLINKYVFTELYDSTQRDAMLVASKNKYYLKGRYQSTATNSVQLPGINVAQGSLIVTAGSVPLVQDVDYTVDAQGKVTIINEGILASNKEIKIRYEKQDIFNFRRKSFFGTRFDYKISDDILLGATILHQNETPNITRVSIGDEPSKNTMLGFDANFKKDSRILTKAVDLLPGIQTKAISTITAAGEVAQLIPGHSKAVSKNGGTAFIDDFEGAKTSIDLTTSWSRWKLGGTPKRFPQSNSTTTEYTYSRAKLAWYNIDNVFYRNSGTGVPKGLEEHIQNHFVRIVRPQEIFPNQDRQVYTLNQVTFDLAYFPRERGPYNFNPNLNADGEFENPARNWGAITRDIRNEIDFDNANIQYIEFWMMDPFMKGTNPSSPKSKVPVYLDDSKNKMVTKGGQLFFNLGSITEDIMKDGQHAFENGLPTTDADTADGVKNNQWGKVTTRTFLTNAFDTEPSTRSRQDIGLDGLDNASEESYFNNFLTKVTNIPGITQDAKNKILADPSGDNFRHYLGKENDAEALSVLQRYKNYNGMENNSPIAAGENNFTQSNSTLPDNEDLNADNTINDLDEYYEYKININENDFAIGKNHVVDKVTGDSGVTWYQFRIPIREPDSIVGNINGFKTIKFMRMYVTGFEDPVVMRFVKLQLVASQWRAFNEPLYENTGEFLEPSVTPVNISTVSIEENGKVEGNKIPYVLPPGFSRDQDATAQNNRRLNEQSLRICAEDIPDKKAGAAYKIINLDLLNYKNLRMFVHAETEDINTKDGQLEAFVRIGTDFKENYYEVSIPLFFTPQGSRDVNQIWRPENELDLRIADLIDVKVLGDKSGRILSSPFSQTVNGRKITVVGRPDISSVQTIMIGMRNPYSKDGQPKSACIWVDELRATNFQESPGWAATARANVKLADLATVSGSLRYTSAGFGTLEQKVSQRERNNTLQWGIQSNISLDKFLPQKLGLRLPLFLGYDREVISPKYDPLDPDVLMKTSLTRFGTNAERDAYKNLILTQTTRRAINLTNIQKVKTKKDAKSHLWDVENLALTLGYSDIKRTSSTVQDSTIKMYKVGLGYNFTSQAKPFEPFKNVKAFDKKYLKLIKDINFNFVPTTISFRGDLDRRTKTTVFYEASPIYGILSSPYYEKMFNFNRVYGLVWNLTKSLSVDYSANAYAIIDETAKYSPDSRENRDTIWRNLRNFGRMKDYNQSLGANYKVPFDKLPITDWVGADLRYTAGYTWNSGALYQRDTLGNSIRNERTIGVNGKINLEKIYNRVKFLRELNSPPPKKLPKPELKKDTTQRLPKPEMKGLKAVTKALISIKTVNFTYNLTQGILMPGYMPKPNFFGIGEGVDVSSMLPFILGDQDLQKFKREFSEKGYITKNAYFRNVTTPLTQVKTETINLRTALEPVKDLRIQIEASRTKASDYKEFFRVDSLPNSTNFVSDNPYRNGRYEVTFISIATAFQGKGSGGKYSSKTFDQFVENRRVIFARHQYSNPKDTAYSLNSQEVLIPAFIAAYSGKDASKVSLSSFPKIPLPNWRVDFSGLTRLDAIKKLFPSVIISHGYTSKYSVSSFTSSLAYGSKEINPNTDIENAPPSSIIDNKLVPVYVVDQVVIQETFAPLVGINVRTKGKMTYKVEYRKDRRLALSMSNAQIQENNKNDLVLGIGVAKTGFKFPFKWQGREIPPLKNELNVKLDVTVSDMKTVQRKIGDPAVVTNGNLNFQLRPTISYVVNTRVNLLFYFERTINTPRISSSYRRATTSFGVQLRFTLS
- the ruvA gene encoding Holliday junction branch migration protein RuvA → MIAYIEGKLAFKDPFFVIIETNGIGYQIRISLQTYSLIKDEEKVKLHTYLHIKEDAHTLFGFFHIAEKKIFLDLISISGVGPGTAMMIISSLNAEELSRAIVQEDVRTIQSIKGIGLKTAQRIVLELKDKIKKEPVGNEALLNLTKSSHNLIRGEALSALITLGIAKNVAEKSIDSIIKKEGDNISLENLIKQALKTA
- a CDS encoding NADP-dependent malic enzyme — encoded protein: MAIHIRREDALNYHSQGQPGKIEVVPTKMLSSQLDLALAYSPGVAEPCKEIHQNKEEVYKYTAKGNLVGVISNGTAVLGLGNIGPDASKPVMEGKGVLFKKFAGIDVFDIEIDSTDPDEFVRIVKSLEPTFGGINLEDIKAPECFVIEQKLREQMNIPVMHDDQHGTAIISGAALLNALELVQKNIESVRFTISGAGAAAIACTKIYLDLGAKLENITMLDVNGVLRKDRTDLNPVTTQFATDRNVYTLDEAIEGADIFIGLSAGNILTKEMVKKMAKQPIIFALANPVPEIDYTSALEARPDAIIATGRSDFPNQVNNVLGFPYIFRGAMDVRATDINEAMKRAAVKAIADLAKEPVPEIVNKAYGDEKISFGKTYLIPKPLDPRLITTISPAVAKAAMESGVAQSQITDWDLYHDQLLQKIGKDEKLMNRIFSRARQNPKRIVLAEGEHFKILKAAQTIVDEGIGTPVLLGNKEKIRKMSHEYMIDLTGCEIISPIEEREKRYSFGEKFYKKRQRKGITPEEAKKMMRDRNYFGAMLVDEGEADCFITGLTKDYATSIKPALQVIGVAPGTKKVAGMYIILNKKGPYFFADTTVNENPNAEELAELIGLTANAVRFFDFTPRIAVLSYSNFGSSKGIVPEKSAKATRIAKEKFPELVIEGDIQANIALNTKLQQENYPFSALAQEGANTFIFPDLAAGNICYKLLQEIGEAETIGPILMGMRKPVHILQLGSSIREIVNMAAIAVVDTQNHTINQQI